Proteins co-encoded in one Erinaceus europaeus chromosome X, mEriEur2.1, whole genome shotgun sequence genomic window:
- the CNGA2 gene encoding cyclic nucleotide-gated olfactory channel: protein MALRPCWDTALYGVGGKGVGGNCFSSLWSLAGLMLWAEPGQPPLTWLWVPFLPGEGPHCTWRMTEKSNGVKSSPVNNHNHREPTTVKANGRPSSRPQSATDDDTSSELQRLADLDASQRRRGGFQRIVRLVRVITDWANKNFREEEPRPDSFLERFRGPELQTVTTQQGDGKGNKNGDGKGTKKKFELFVLDPAGDWYYRWLFVIAMPVLYNWCLLVARACFSDLQKGYYIVWLVLDYFSDVVYVADLFIRLRTGFLEQGLLVKDTKKLRDNYIHTLQFKLDVASIIPTDFIYFAVGIHNPEVRFNRLLHFARMFEFFDRTETRTSYPNIFRISNLVLYILVIIHWNACIYYAISKSIGFGVDTWVYPNITDPEYGYLAREYIYCLYWSTLTLTTIGETPPPVKDEEYLFVIFDFLIGVLIFATIVGNVGSMISNMNATRAEFQAKIDAVKHYMQFRKVSKEMEAKVIKWFDYLWTNKKTVDEREVLKNLPAKLRAEIAINVHLSTLKKVRIFQDCEAGLLVELVLKLRPQVFSPGDYICRKGDIGKEMYIIKEGKLAVVADDGVTQYALLSAGSCFGEISILNIKGSKMGNRRTANIRSLGYSDLFCLSKDDLMEAVTEYPDAKKVLEERGREILMKEGLLDESEVAASMEVDVQEKLEQLETNMETLYTRFSRLLAEYTGAQQKLKQRITVLEAKMKQHHAEDYLSDGVTSPEPAEEEKP, encoded by the exons ATGGCCCTTAGGCCATGCTGGGACACTGCCCtgtatggggtggggggcaagggtGTGGGTGGGAActgcttctcttctctctggTCCTTGGCAGGCCTCATGCTGTGGGCAGAGCCAGGCCAGCCTCCACTCACCTGGCTCTGGGTCCCCTTCCTGCCAGGTGAGGGTCCCCATTGTACATGGAGGATGACAGAAAAATCCAATGGTGTGAAGAGCTCCCCAGTCAATAACCACAACCACCGTGAACCCACAACTGTCAAGGCCAATGGCAGGCCCAGCAGCAG gcCCCAATCAGCTACTGATGATGACACCTCCTCGGAGCTGCAGAGGCTGGCTGACCTGGATGCTTCCCAACGCAGGAGGGGGGGCTTCCAGAG gaTTGTCCGCCTGGTGCGTGTCATCACAGACTGGGCCAACAAGAACTTTCGAGAGGAGGAGCCCAGGCCAGACTCCTTCCTTGAGCGTTTTCGAGGGCCTGAGCTCCAGACCGTGACTACACAGCAGGGTGAtggcaaaggcaacaaaaacggCGATGGCAAAGGCACCAA GAAAAAGTTTGAGCTCTTTGTCCTGGACCCAGCGGGGGACTGGTACTACCGCTGGTTGTTTGTCATCGCCATGCCTGTCCTCTACAATTGGTGCCTGCTGGTGGCCAG AGCCTGCTTCAGTGACCTGCAGAAAGGCTACTACATCGTGTGGCTGGTGCTGGACTACTTCTCAGATGTGGTCTATGTGGCAGACCTCTTCATTCGGTTGCGTACAG GCTTCCTGGAGCAGGGGCTGCTGGTCAAAGATACCAAGAAGTTGCGGGACAACTACATCCACACACTGCAGTTCAAACTGGATGTGGCTTCTATCATCCCCAcagactttatatattttgctgtggGCATCCATAACCCTGAGGTGCGGTTCAACCGCCTGCTGCATTTCGCCCGCATGTTTGAGTTCTTCGACCGCACCGAGACTCGCACCAGCTACCCCAACATCTTCCGCATCAGCAACCTTGTCCTCTACATCTTGGTCATCATCCACTGGAATGCCTGTATCTACTACGCTATCTCCAAGTCCATTGGCTTTGGGGTTGATACCTGGGTTTACCCCAACATCACTGACCCCGAGTATGGCTACTTGGCTAGGGAGTACATCTACTGTCTGTATTGGTCCACGCTCACCCTCACCACCATTGGAGAGACGCCACCCCCTGTGAAGGATGAAGAGTACCTGTTTGTTATCTTTGACTTCCTGATCGGTGTCCTCATCTTCGCCACCATCGTGGGAAACGTGGGCTCCATGATCTCTAACATGAACGCCACTCGGGCTGAGTTCCAGGCCAAGATTGATGCTGTTAAGCATTACATGCAGTTCCGCAAGGTCAGCAAGGAGATGGAGGCCAAGGTCATCAAGTGGTTCGACTACCTGTGGACCAACAAGAAGACGGTGGATGAGCGGGAGGTCCTCAAGAACCTGCCTGCTAAGCTGCGGGCTGAGATCGCCATCAATGTGCACCTGTCTACACTCAAGAAGGTACGCATCTTCCAGGACTGTGAGGCAGGCCTGCTGGTGGAGCTGGTCCTCAAGCTGCGCCCTCAGGTCTTCAGCCCGGGGGACTACATCTGCCGCAAGGGTGACATTGGCAAAGAGATGTACATCATCAAGGAGGGCAAGCTGGCTGTAGTGGCTGATGACGGGGTCACACAGTATGCCTTGCTCTCAGCTGGCAGCTGCTTTGGTGAGATTAGCATCCTCAACATCAAAGGCAGCAAGATGGGCAACCGTCGGACAGCCAACATCCGCAGCCTGGGCTACTCGGATCTCTTCTGCTTGTCCAAGGATGACCTCATGGAGGCTGTGACTGAGTACCCCGATGCCAAGAAGGTCCTGGAAGAGAGGGGCCGGGAGATCCTGATGAAGGAAGGGCTGCTGGATGAGAGTGAGGTGGCGGCCAGCATGGAGGTGGACGTTCAGGAGAAACTGGAGCAGCTGGAGACCAACATGGAGACCCTGTATACCCGCTTTAGCCGCCTGCTGGCTGAGTACACAGGTGCCCAGCAGAAGCTCAAGCAGCGCATCACGGTGTTGGAGGCCAAGATGAAGCAGCACCATGCCGAGGACTACCTGTCAGATGGCGTGACCAGCCCTGAGCCAGCTGAAGAAGAGAAGCCCTGA